A region of Elusimicrobiota bacterium DNA encodes the following proteins:
- a CDS encoding RNB domain-containing ribonuclease, which translates to MLDRGFLVQFPEASLREAERAGEPRLDGIARKDLTGWLWSSIDNDDSRDLDQIEFVRKEDGGTRVFVGIADVDGFVPAASSTDGAARTNTTSIYTGVQTFPMLPERYSTHLTSLNEGEKRLAVVAELFVAADGAVKDTSVYPALVLNRARLTYNAVAAWLEGRGDVSGGAAERIRRDPALQEQLRLQDGAAQALRNRRHEAGALTLHTAEFRPTVSPDGQIHMDVREPNRAAQLIEDFMIAANQVTAGFLEGRGFPSLRRVVRTPKQWDRIVELAARQGGDLPKEPDARSLEGFLQKRRRESPETFQDLSLSIIKLLGRGEYCVQGPGEKPLGHFGLAVQGYAHSTAPNRRYPDLFTQRLLKAAFLGRKSPASPEDMATLATHCTAKEDDANKVERLVRKCLAAVMMEPRLGETFDGLVTGAGEKGTWVRLSHPPVEGRVLGDTGKLGVGDAVRVRLQSTNPWKGHIDFTLL; encoded by the coding sequence ATGCTGGACCGGGGGTTCCTGGTGCAGTTTCCCGAGGCTTCCCTCCGCGAGGCGGAGCGGGCGGGGGAACCCCGCTTGGACGGGATCGCACGGAAAGACCTCACGGGATGGTTGTGGTCCTCCATCGACAACGACGATTCCAGGGACCTGGACCAGATTGAATTCGTCCGGAAAGAGGACGGTGGCACGCGGGTGTTCGTGGGGATCGCCGACGTGGACGGGTTCGTTCCCGCCGCCTCTTCCACCGACGGGGCCGCGCGAACCAACACCACCTCCATCTACACCGGGGTGCAGACCTTCCCCATGCTTCCCGAACGGTATTCCACCCACCTCACGTCCTTGAACGAAGGGGAAAAGCGTTTGGCCGTGGTGGCCGAACTCTTCGTCGCCGCGGACGGCGCGGTGAAAGACACTTCCGTTTATCCGGCCCTGGTTTTGAACCGGGCGCGGCTCACCTACAACGCCGTGGCGGCGTGGTTAGAGGGGCGCGGAGACGTTTCCGGGGGAGCGGCCGAACGGATTCGCCGGGACCCCGCCCTTCAGGAACAACTCCGGCTTCAAGACGGCGCGGCCCAGGCCCTCCGAAACCGGCGGCACGAGGCCGGCGCCCTGACGTTGCACACGGCGGAGTTCCGCCCGACGGTTTCTCCCGACGGTCAAATCCATATGGATGTTCGGGAGCCCAACCGCGCGGCCCAATTGATTGAGGATTTCATGATCGCGGCCAACCAGGTCACCGCGGGTTTCCTGGAAGGGCGGGGTTTCCCGAGCCTTCGCCGGGTGGTCCGCACGCCGAAACAGTGGGACCGCATCGTGGAACTGGCGGCCCGGCAGGGCGGGGACCTTCCCAAGGAACCCGATGCCAGGAGCTTGGAGGGATTTTTGCAAAAACGAAGGCGGGAATCCCCGGAGACCTTTCAGGATTTGTCGCTTTCGATCATCAAACTGTTAGGTCGCGGGGAATATTGCGTCCAAGGGCCCGGAGAAAAGCCCCTGGGCCATTTCGGGCTTGCCGTCCAGGGGTACGCCCACTCCACGGCCCCCAACCGGCGTTATCCCGACCTTTTCACCCAACGTCTTTTGAAGGCGGCTTTCCTCGGACGGAAAAGCCCCGCGAGTCCGGAAGATATGGCGACGCTGGCGACCCATTGCACCGCCAAAGAAGACGACGCCAACAAAGTCGAGCGTTTGGTTCGCAAATGCCTGGCGGCCGTGATGATGGAACCCCGCCTGGGCGAAACTTTCGATGGCTTGGTGACGGGCGCGGGAGAGAAAGGCACCTGGGTGCGCCTGTCCCATCCCCCGGTGGAAGGCCGCGTTCTGGGCGACACGGGGAAGCTGGGCGTCGGCGACGCGGTGCGAGTGCGCCTCCAATCCACCAATCCCTGGAAAGGCCACATCGATTTCACCCTTTTGTAA
- a CDS encoding SPFH/Band 7/PHB domain protein: MFPSWVVIVGVLLAGFMLEGLVLGFLRFIGFYAVVGEREARVYVLFGNVLGVIDEPGLHLLWFKLGPGALIVNLLGQCHLRDLRLDQEYSRSNPVNSEEGAPMGIGVWYEMSIVDPVAHVFRNADPRGSLRANVSNATVRCLSNLKLADMLVNRHGMSQTVRDEVSDDSKEWGYQVGSVYIRKVHFRDAGMIHQIEEKVVNRLRQVTSAIRQDGSNRVNIIASTAEKEAAAEFARAAAIRSEIVGQELQRLAQDKQVSEVLFKILETQRIMEGDAEITVLPPRSREDLLTQFSVAGTPKDPETN; this comes from the coding sequence ATGTTCCCCTCTTGGGTTGTCATCGTCGGCGTCCTCCTGGCGGGGTTCATGCTGGAAGGCCTGGTCCTGGGATTTCTCCGCTTCATCGGTTTCTACGCCGTGGTCGGCGAGCGGGAGGCGCGGGTCTACGTCCTTTTTGGAAACGTCTTGGGCGTCATAGATGAGCCGGGCCTCCACCTGCTCTGGTTCAAATTAGGGCCGGGGGCCCTGATCGTGAACCTCCTCGGCCAATGCCACCTTCGGGATCTCCGGCTGGACCAGGAATACAGCCGGAGCAACCCCGTGAACTCCGAGGAAGGGGCGCCCATGGGCATCGGGGTCTGGTATGAAATGTCCATCGTCGATCCCGTGGCTCACGTGTTCCGAAACGCGGACCCTCGAGGGTCCCTCCGGGCCAACGTCTCCAACGCCACCGTGCGGTGCCTCTCCAACCTCAAGCTCGCCGACATGCTGGTCAACCGGCACGGCATGAGCCAGACGGTGCGGGACGAGGTGTCCGACGACTCCAAGGAATGGGGATACCAGGTGGGATCGGTTTATATCCGAAAAGTGCATTTCCGGGACGCCGGCATGATCCACCAGATCGAGGAGAAGGTCGTCAACCGTCTCCGCCAGGTGACCTCGGCCATCCGGCAGGACGGGTCCAACCGGGTCAACATCATCGCCAGCACCGCCGAGAAAGAAGCGGCCGCCGAATTCGCCCGCGCCGCCGCCATCCGCTCGGAAATTGTCGGCCAGGAACTTCAGCGCCTGGCCCAGGACAAACAGGTTTCCGAGGTTCTTTTTAAAATTTTGGAGACCCAGCGGATCATGGAGGGCGACGCGGAAATCACCGTCCTCCCGCCTCGTTCCCGGGAGGATCTCCTGACCCAATTCAGCGTCGCCGGAACCCCCAAGGACCCCGAGACAAATTGA
- a CDS encoding helix-turn-helix domain-containing protein, with amino-acid sequence MPWRETYPMEERLKYIGDWLKDEEPMTDLCRIYGISRKTGYKWIERYQTHGLDGLKEMSRAA; translated from the coding sequence ATGCCCTGGAGAGAGACCTACCCCATGGAAGAGCGATTGAAATACATTGGCGATTGGCTGAAGGATGAAGAGCCCATGACGGATCTGTGCCGGATCTACGGCATCAGTCGAAAAACTGGGTACAAGTGGATTGAACGGTATCAGACGCATGGATTGGATGGTTTGAAGGAGATGAGCCGAGCCGCATAG
- a CDS encoding SPFH domain-containing protein, protein MGNLADSIFIGLGLWFALRVILTGFFTVDQNERAVITTFGRASRRGAFTSLDDPLAAALRPDERERYAYPQVVVVPPGLHFKFPWQAVFKVSIATQTANIAFDPESVAANQSGKVLEAVTKDHLNTGLKGQIRYAVSERNLYAFLFGVKNPIVHVMGYFVAILRERIANFEAPVLADAPLASSHVPGISINDLRKNISEINRRMEEECRTSISRYGMGLDAALITEIEPPVDVESALAAINTAHNQVSSEISLADASADQKIVQSKKAVEIETLKAQAEVQLLKQLGEQLAILRKSGPDALNLYLRNVKLTLFKKARKVIVEGEA, encoded by the coding sequence ATGGGAAATCTCGCGGATTCGATATTCATCGGGCTGGGCCTCTGGTTTGCCCTTCGGGTGATCTTGACGGGATTTTTTACCGTCGATCAAAACGAACGGGCGGTCATCACCACGTTCGGGCGGGCCTCGCGGCGGGGGGCGTTCACGTCCCTGGACGATCCGCTGGCCGCCGCGCTCCGGCCGGACGAGCGGGAACGCTACGCCTATCCCCAGGTGGTTGTCGTTCCCCCCGGCCTGCACTTTAAGTTCCCCTGGCAGGCCGTTTTTAAGGTTTCGATCGCCACCCAAACCGCGAACATCGCCTTCGATCCGGAATCCGTCGCGGCCAACCAAAGCGGCAAGGTATTGGAGGCCGTCACCAAAGACCATTTGAACACGGGCCTTAAAGGCCAGATCCGTTACGCGGTGAGCGAACGGAACCTCTACGCTTTCCTCTTCGGCGTCAAAAATCCCATCGTCCATGTGATGGGCTACTTCGTGGCCATCCTGCGGGAACGGATCGCCAATTTCGAGGCTCCGGTTTTGGCGGACGCTCCCTTGGCCTCCAGCCATGTCCCCGGCATTTCGATCAACGACTTACGGAAAAACATCAGCGAGATCAACCGCCGCATGGAGGAGGAATGCCGCACCTCCATTTCCCGTTACGGGATGGGTTTGGACGCGGCTCTCATCACCGAGATCGAACCGCCGGTGGACGTGGAATCCGCCCTGGCCGCCATCAACACTGCCCACAATCAAGTCTCCTCCGAAATCAGCCTCGCGGACGCCTCCGCGGACCAGAAAATTGTCCAATCCAAAAAGGCCGTGGAAATTGAAACGTTGAAGGCCCAAGCCGAGGTCCAGCTCCTTAAACAGCTCGGCGAACAGTTGGCGATATTGAGGAAGAGCGGCCCCGACGCGTTGAACCTTTATTTGCGGAACGTCAAATTGACGCTCTTTAAGAAGGCCCGGAAGGTGATTGTGGAAGGGGAAGCGTGA
- a CDS encoding DNA-directed RNA polymerase → MDNQPGGGFGGPREKHKAVCAECKKECDVPFKPTGDRPVYCKDCFSKRKNSGR, encoded by the coding sequence ATGGACAATCAACCAGGCGGCGGTTTCGGCGGACCACGAGAGAAACATAAGGCGGTTTGCGCGGAATGCAAGAAGGAATGCGATGTTCCCTTTAAACCCACCGGGGATCGTCCCGTTTATTGCAAGGATTGTTTCTCGAAACGAAAGAACAGCGGCCGTTAG
- a CDS encoding 2-oxoacid:ferredoxin oxidoreductase subunit beta: MVELATPQAASKFRSEIKPTWCPGCGDFGVLNSLQTACATLDINPKNLVVVSGIGCSSNLPGFIHSYGMHTLHGRGVAVAQGVKLGNHDLTVVATGGDGDGYGIGVGHFVHAVRRNIDMTYIVMNNQIYGLTTGQTSPTTTKGIKTKSTPGGNIENALNPLGIALMAGASFVARGFSGDANGLAEIMTKAIAHKGFSLVDVLSPCVTYNKMNTYAWFRERVYKLADKGHDATNIEAALKASLEWDQRIALGVLYQVERPTYEQQDPALSEFGPLVKHSLGLSDNDWKAVVQEFM, translated from the coding sequence ATGGTTGAACTTGCCACCCCCCAAGCGGCGTCAAAATTTCGCTCGGAGATCAAACCCACCTGGTGTCCCGGGTGCGGTGATTTCGGAGTGTTGAATTCCCTCCAAACAGCCTGCGCCACCCTGGACATCAACCCCAAGAACCTGGTCGTCGTGAGCGGCATCGGCTGTTCCTCCAACCTCCCTGGTTTCATCCATTCCTACGGCATGCACACCCTGCACGGCCGTGGGGTCGCGGTGGCCCAGGGCGTCAAGCTGGGAAATCACGACCTCACCGTGGTGGCCACGGGGGGCGACGGCGACGGCTATGGGATCGGCGTGGGCCACTTCGTCCACGCGGTGCGCCGGAACATCGACATGACCTACATCGTCATGAACAATCAAATCTACGGGCTGACCACCGGCCAGACGTCCCCGACCACCACCAAAGGGATCAAAACGAAATCCACACCCGGCGGGAACATCGAAAATGCACTGAACCCCCTGGGGATCGCTCTCATGGCCGGCGCGTCTTTCGTGGCCAGGGGATTTTCCGGCGACGCCAACGGATTGGCCGAGATCATGACCAAAGCCATCGCGCACAAAGGGTTCTCCCTGGTGGACGTCTTGAGCCCCTGCGTCACCTACAACAAAATGAACACCTACGCCTGGTTTCGCGAGCGGGTCTACAAGCTGGCGGATAAGGGCCACGACGCCACGAACATCGAAGCGGCGCTTAAGGCCAGCCTTGAATGGGACCAACGCATCGCCCTGGGCGTCCTCTACCAGGTGGAGCGCCCCACCTACGAACAGCAGGACCCCGCCCTCTCGGAGTTCGGTCCCCTCGTGAAACATTCGTTGGGCCTCTCGGACAACGATTGGAAGGCCGTCGTTCAGGAATTCATGTAA
- a CDS encoding 2-oxoacid:acceptor oxidoreductase subunit alpha translates to MEKKSATIWIGGAAGDGVASTGEILAKTCSRSGLHYFAQSSYQSVIRGGHVVYQFQTGSEPVYTQGDGFDLMIALNQDSIDYHLNSVNRSAGRGFIFNSDKVKLDPALLPAGAMAYGIPVGDLTAEFGRNPVMQNTLACGVLVYLLGLSWDVFETAIRSQFGKKKAEIADLNVKVAQKGFDYAKSKFQTLGDIQLKGDGQRRMLLGANQAIALGAVAGGCTFYSAYPMTPASAIMHWLAPRSGKYGVVMKQCEDEIASINMAIGAGFSGVRAMTGTSGGGFALMTEALGLAGITEIPVVAVLVQRGGPSTGLPTKTEQGDLFQALGASQGEYPKAILTPITVEDAYHSTIQSLNIAEKYQLPVILLSDLLLSEHMETVDPSALTNKVPIERGDIVSSLSGDDYKRYKDTPSGVSPRVFPGLEGGQHVAASDEHDEDGCLISDIFTNPTTRVKMVQKRFRKMDGLAREVAGQSIVKEGPADADLTLVGWGSTYKTLKNIRLALEKEGVKVNHLQFRIVWPFPADAALKELRGAKKAVMIENNYSGLFAKLLRQETGLSLPHHIRKFDGEPFYFAPLLERVKGLLKPGAPEVQHLVTAELDIAIKRVAVTA, encoded by the coding sequence ATGGAAAAAAAATCAGCAACGATTTGGATCGGTGGCGCGGCCGGCGACGGCGTGGCGTCCACGGGTGAAATTCTGGCGAAAACCTGCAGTCGGAGCGGTTTGCATTATTTCGCCCAGAGCTCCTACCAATCGGTCATCCGCGGCGGGCACGTGGTTTATCAGTTTCAGACGGGCTCGGAGCCGGTCTACACCCAGGGGGACGGCTTCGACCTCATGATCGCCCTGAACCAAGATTCCATTGATTATCATCTCAACTCCGTGAATCGCTCGGCAGGACGGGGTTTCATTTTCAACAGCGATAAGGTCAAGCTGGATCCGGCGCTCCTCCCGGCCGGGGCCATGGCCTACGGGATTCCCGTGGGAGATTTAACGGCCGAGTTCGGCCGAAATCCCGTCATGCAGAACACCCTGGCTTGCGGGGTATTGGTTTACCTTCTGGGCCTTTCCTGGGATGTTTTTGAAACAGCCATTCGATCCCAATTTGGGAAGAAGAAAGCTGAAATCGCCGACTTGAACGTCAAGGTCGCCCAAAAGGGGTTCGATTACGCCAAGTCCAAGTTCCAGACCCTGGGCGACATTCAATTGAAAGGCGACGGCCAACGCCGCATGCTCTTGGGCGCGAACCAAGCCATCGCCCTGGGCGCGGTGGCGGGCGGTTGCACCTTCTATTCCGCTTATCCCATGACGCCCGCCTCGGCCATCATGCACTGGCTGGCTCCGCGGTCCGGAAAATACGGCGTGGTCATGAAACAATGCGAAGATGAAATCGCCTCCATCAATATGGCCATCGGCGCCGGGTTCTCCGGGGTCCGGGCCATGACGGGCACGTCGGGGGGCGGGTTTGCCCTGATGACCGAAGCCCTGGGATTGGCCGGCATCACGGAAATACCCGTGGTGGCGGTCTTGGTTCAACGGGGCGGCCCCTCCACCGGTCTTCCCACGAAAACGGAACAGGGGGATCTGTTTCAGGCCCTGGGCGCCAGCCAGGGCGAATACCCCAAGGCGATCCTCACCCCCATCACGGTGGAAGACGCCTACCATTCCACCATTCAGTCCTTGAACATTGCGGAGAAATACCAACTTCCCGTCATCCTCTTGTCGGACCTGCTTCTCTCCGAACACATGGAAACCGTGGATCCCTCGGCCCTGACGAACAAAGTCCCCATCGAACGGGGGGACATCGTTTCTTCCCTTAGCGGGGACGATTACAAGCGCTACAAAGACACGCCCTCCGGCGTGTCTCCCCGGGTCTTCCCCGGGCTCGAGGGGGGCCAGCACGTGGCCGCTTCCGACGAGCATGATGAGGACGGGTGCCTGATTTCAGACATCTTCACGAACCCGACCACCCGCGTTAAAATGGTACAGAAACGCTTCCGCAAGATGGACGGTTTGGCGCGGGAAGTGGCGGGGCAGTCCATCGTGAAGGAAGGGCCCGCCGACGCCGACCTCACGCTGGTGGGGTGGGGGTCCACCTACAAGACCTTGAAAAACATCCGCCTGGCCTTGGAAAAAGAAGGAGTCAAAGTCAACCACCTGCAGTTCCGCATTGTCTGGCCTTTCCCTGCGGACGCGGCGCTGAAAGAACTGCGGGGCGCGAAGAAAGCCGTGATGATTGAAAACAATTACTCGGGCCTTTTTGCCAAACTGCTCCGCCAGGAGACCGGCCTTTCCCTTCCTCACCACATCCGAAAATTCGACGGGGAACCTTTCTATTTCGCGCCGCTTTTAGAGCGTGTGAAAGGACTCTTGAAACCCGGCGCCCCGGAAGTTCAACATTTGGTGACGGCCGAATTGGATATTGCGATTAAACGGGTCGCGGTCACCGCGTAA